The window AAGTCGATAACTTTGATACCAGTTTCTAATAATTCCGTACTGTTAGATTGTTCTTCATAGCTTGGTGCCGGACGGTGAATAGACCAATTTTCTTCCGCGCCAATTTCACCTTGCTCATCGATTGGTTCACCCAATACGTTCATAATACGGCCTAACGTTTTAGTCCCTACTGGAACTTGAATTGGGTTACCCGTATTTTCTACTTTTAAGCCACGTTTTAAGCCGTCAGATGTACCTAATGCGATACAGCGAACTACACCGCCACCTAATTGTTGTTGAACTTCAAGGGTTAAACCTGATTCAACTTTTAATGCATCGTAAACTTTTGGTACTGCATCTTGTGGGAATTCAACGTCAATCACCGCACCGATGATTTGTACAATTTTTCCTGCTGACATTACCGTTCCTCTTTCATTAAATCGCTGCCGCGCCGGCGACGATTTCGTTTAATTCATTTGTAATACTTGCTTGACGGGCTTTATTATAAACTAATCGCAAGTCATTGATTAAATTACCTGCATTATCAGTTGCCGCTTTCATTGCTACCATTCTAGCAGCTTGCTCGGAAGCAAGGTTATCTACCACAGATTGATACACTTGTGACTCCAAATAACGAGTAAGCAAACTGTCTAATAAGACTTTTGGCTCTGGCTCGTAAAGGTAATCCCAGGTGCTTTGTCTTTGCTCTAAATTATCGGTTTCTAATGCCGGTAATGGTATTAATTGTTGATAAACTGGTTTTTGTGCCATTGTATTAACGAATTTATTGTAGGCAATATAAACTGCATCTACTTCTTCGTCTTTATAGCTACCAAACATACCGTTTGCAACACCAATTAAGTCTTCCATTGTCGGATTATCACCCAAACCGGAAAGTTGTGCACGAACAGGTAATCCTAATGAACGGAAGAAGCTAATGCCTTTTGAGCCAATTAAACCCAATTCAACATTAACACCTTTATCTTTCCATTGTTTGATTTCTGTCATGACGGTTTTAAACAAGTTAATGTTCAAACCACCACACATTCCGCGGTCAGTCGAGACCACTAAGATCCCGACTTTTTTCACTTCGCGTTGAATTAAAAATGGGTGTTTATAACCAACACTTGCTTTAGAGACGTGGCTGATAACATTTCGTATTGTTTCAGAATACGGACGAGAAGCCGACATACGATCCTGCGTTTTACGCATTTTCGAGGTCGCCACCATTTCCATTGCCTTTGTAATTTTTTGTGTACTTTGTACACTGGCAATTTTGGTTTTTATCTCTTTTGCACCTGCCATCTTATTTCTCCGTTACTTTTACCACGCGCTGTTGGCTTTAAAGTTATCCAAAATCGATTTCAATGATGCTTTAACTTCATCATTGTAATTACCGGTTTTGGTCAATTCAGCCATAAACTCGCTGTGGTTACGGCGAGCGTAATCTAAAAGTGCGGCTTCAAAACTTGCAATTTTTTGCAATTCCACATCTTCTAAATAGCCAAACTCAACCGCAAAAAGCAACACAGATTGCTCTGCTACGCTAAGCGGTACATATTGTTTTTGTTTCAATAATTCAGTGACTTTTTCACCGTGAGAAAGTTGTTTGCGGGTAGCATCGTCAAGGTCAGATGCGAACTGAGCAAACGCCGCTAATTCACGATATTGAGCTAATGCGGTACGGATACCACCAGCTAATTTTTTCACTACTTTAGTTTGTGCAGAACCACCCACACGAGATACCGAAATACCTGGGTTTACCGCTGGACGAATACCAGAGTTAAATAAGTTAGATTCTAAGAAAATCTGACCATCGGTAATCGAAATTACGTTGGTTGGAACGAATGCTGAAACGTCACCTGCTTGAGTTTCAATAATTGGAAGAGCGGTTAAAGAACCGGTTTTTCCTTTTACTGCACCTTGAGTAAATTTTTCTACGTATTCTTCACTTACACGTGCTGCACGTTCAAGTAAACGTGAGTGTAGATAGAATACGTCACCTGGATATGCTTCACGACCTGGTGGACGACGTAATAATAATGAAATTTGACGATAAGCAACAGCTTGTTTTGATAAGTCATCGTAAACGATTAACGCATCTTCACCGCGATCACGGAAATATTCACCCATTGCACAACCAGCATAAGGCGCTAAATATTGTAATGCTGCTGATTCAGATGCAGATGCCGCAACAACAATAGTGTTTTCAAGCGCACCGTGCTCTTCTAATTTACGCACTACGTTTGCAATAGTCGACGCTTTTTGACCGATTGCTACATAGATACATTTAATACCTGAATCACGTTGGTTAATGATTGCGTCGATTGCTAATGCTGTTTTACCCGTTTGACGGTCACCGATGATTAACTCACGTTGACCACGACCGATTGGCACCATGGCGTCAACCGCTTTATAACCAGTTTGTACAGGCTGATCAACAGATTTACGATCGATAACACCTGGTGCAATGACTTCAACAGGAGAGAAACCATCGTTTTCAATTTCACCTTTACCATCGATTGGTTGACCAAGTGTATTTACCACACGACCTAATAAACCACGACCAACTGGTACTTCAAGAATACGGCCAGTACATTGTACTTCCATACCTTCCGCTAAATCTGCGTAAGGACCCATTACTACCGCACCAACAGAATCACGTTCAAGGTTAAGTGCCATTGCGTAACGGTTGCCTGGTAAGGCGATCATTTCGCCTTGCATCACATCGCTTAAGCCATGAATACGAATAATCCCGTCACTTACAGAAACAATTGTCCCTGTATTACGGGCTTCGCTCACCACGTCAAATTGAGCGATGCGTTTTTTAATCAATTCACTAATTTCAGTTGAATTTAGTTGCATCTTGTATTCCTCTTATAATTGCAACTCATTTGCGAGACGAGCAAGTTGTCCACGACTACTTCCGTCAATCACAAAATCTTCTGTACGAATCACTACACCGGCAATCAGTGAGCTATCTACATTGCAATTTAATTTCACTTTGCGAGCTAATCTTTTTTCCATTGCAGCTGCAATTTTTTCGATTTGTGTTGCATTCAATGGTTGTGCTGAAGTTACTTCAACTTCTGCAATAGCTTGATGTTCTTCCACATAATGTTTAAATTCTTCAAACACGGTAGGAATCGCACTCAAACGCTTATTTTCAGCCATTAACCGAATAAGATTTTGCCCATATTGATCCAATTGTTCGCCACAAATAGAAATTACTGTATCAGCTAATTTCTGTGCAGAAAGAGAACTACTTAAGTAAGCTTTTACCGTTTCATCTTCAGCCACGGCTGCAGCAAAACCTAACATTTCAGTCCATTTTTCAACCGCACTTTGTTCAATGGCAAAGTCGAATGCAGCTTTTGCATAAGGGCGAGCTATTGTAGTTAATTCTGACATAAGCTAAGCCTCTTATAACTCTGCAACTAATTTATCAATAATGTCATTGTTTGCCGCTTCATCAATAGAACGACCCACAATTTTCTCAGCACCCGCTACTGCTAATGAAGCCACTTTAACACGTAATTCTTCTTGAACACGTTTACGTTCTGCTTCTACTTCAGCATAACCTTGAGCAATAATTTTTGCTTTTAGTTCTTCAGCTTCTGCCTTCACTTCGTCTAACACTTCATTGCGACGTTTATTCGCAGCATCTAAAATTTCTTGAGCTTGTACTTTGGCAGATAGAAGTTCTTGTTCAACAAGATTTTTAGTATCTGCTTGCTCTTTTTTCGCTGCTTCAGCTGACGCTAAGGCGTTCGCAATTTGGCTTTGACGTGTTTCAATCGCATTAATAATTGGTGGCCAAACAAACTTCATGCAGAACCACACGAAAAGTGCGAATGCAATAAGTTGACCAATCAATGTTGCATTTAAATTCACAACGTCCTCCTTACTATGCTTGTTTTACGTTGATAAGCAAATAAGGTGATTAGTGTAATAAACCGATGAATGGGTTTGCGAAAATGAAAAGTAATGAAATACCAACAGCAATCATTGCAATCGCATCCAAAAGACCAGCCACGATAAACATTTTAGTTTGTAGGCTAGATGCTAATTCAGGTTGGCGAGCAGATGATTCTAAGAATTTACCACCTAAGATCGCAAAGCCGATTGCAGTACCTAATGCAGCAAATGCAAGAAGAATTGATGCACCAATGATTGTCGCTGTAATTACAGTTTCCATAATGTTCTCCAATAGATAGAAGTTAAGTTTAGCCCTAGAGCCGGTTAATAAAAAAATTAATGTTCTGCTTTGTTATAAGCAATACTTAAATAAACCACCGTTAACATCATAAAGATGAATGCTTGTAACGTAATAACCAAAATATGGAAAATAGCCCAAGCTAGGTGTAATGGGATTCCCAATGCTGCAATGGCCACATTTGCAGAGTACATCACAGCGATAAGAATAAAGATTAATTCCCCTGCATACATATTACCGAAAAGACGGAAAGCAAGAGAAATCGGTTTAGCTAGTAAAGTTACTGTTTCAAGAATAAAGTTTACAGGAATAAACGCCCAATGATTAAAAGGGTGGAGTGTATATTCTTTAACTAAACCACCAAAACCTTTTGATTTAATTGTATAGAAAAGAATAAGGAAGAATACACAGATTGACATACCTAATGTTGCACTAATATCTGCTGTTGGTACTGCTCTTAAATAATGAATACCAAAAAGACCGGCAAATTGAGGAAGAAAATCAACTGGGATCAAGTCGATAGCATTCATAATGAATACCCAGCAGAAAATGGTTAAGGCAATTGGTGCTACAACATTACGCGGACCATGAAAGTTTTCTTTCACAATACCATCAACCCAACCTACAACAATTTCAACCAAACATTGCATTTTGCCTGGTACGCCTGTCGTAGCATTTTTTGCAACACGAGAAAAGATAAACAAGAAAATCACTGCCGATACAATTGAGAAAAAAAGCGTATCGAAGTGAACGTTCCAGAAACCATCACCTGTCTTCAAGAAAGACAAGTGGTGACTAATATATTCGGAAGTTGTTTGTCCAGACATAATCAACCCTTTGTAGAAAAATTAAGATCTATTTAACAAAAACGGAATAACATTATTCAACGCTAATGCTGTAAAAAAACCAACAAAAAACAAAATAAAATGTGAGATAGCAAGCCATTTAAAGGACACACCCACAAGCACAATCGTTAACATAAACTTTAACGCTTCACCACGATAAAATGCCGTTAATTTTGTTGAAAAATCTTGTTTGCGAAAAAAAACAATATAAGCAAAAGCACAAAATGGTATAAAAGCACTGATAAATCCTAAACTAAAATCTACCGCACTTTCACCTTGCCAAATTGCAAGGAATACCCCAAAAACAACAAGACAAACCGACTCAATGATTATCGCCTTTTGATATCGATTTTTAGCCTGTGTTAAAACCTTAGACATTATCTTATTTTTTTAAAATACAAAAACTGTCTAATTATACCCGTGCTACAAAGAGTTTCAACTTTTAAACCACTAAAAAATGTTAAACAAATCACACTTTTAAAAAAATATTCACAAAATCATCACAAAAAAAGTGTGTTTTATCGTAAAACGATTAAATGTCGTTCACCTACAAGCTCAGGGATATGTAAAGTTATCACGTCTTTTATTTCGAATTTTTTGTCTAATTCTTGAACTTCATCTTCGTGATAAATGCCTTTCAAGGCATAAAAATATCCATCTTTCTTTGGCAAATGATGACACCAATCTGTCATATCTTTTAAGGAAGCAAATGCACGACTTAGTACACCGTCGAATTTTTGTTCAGGTTGGTATTCCTCAACGCGGCTAAGAACGGGTTCTACATTTGTTAGTCCTAACTCACGTACTGCATTTCGAATAAAGCTAATACGCTTACCTAAACTATCTAACAAGACAAATTGCTTGGTAGGATTAATAATGGCTAGAGGCAGACCTGGCAAGCCTGGACCGGTTCCTACATCAATAAAACGATCCCCTTGTAAATAAGGACTAACAACAATACTATCCAAGATATGTTTCACTAACATTTCCTGTGGATCACGCACAGAGGTTAAGTTATAGGCTTTATTCCATTTATTGAGTAATTGCACTAACTGGATAAGTTGATCTTTTTGTCGATCTGTTAATTGAATTTCAGCTTGAGTCAGTAAATTTTCGAGTTTTGCTTTCATTTTTCTATCTATCTTGTCTATTTGTCGTCATTCTACTTGAAAATTCCTACCTTGAAACATTATTTCTTCTGGCTTGCTAAAATATTCCCTAAATTTGTTTCCAACCAGTCCACCAACTCAAACATCTTATTAGAAGCTTCTGTTCCAAATTCTGTTAATGTATAATCCACTTGCGGTGGCACGGTATTATAGGATTTACGAATTAACATACCATCAGCCTCCAATTCCTGCAGGGTTTTAGTCAACATACGTTCACTTACGCCATCAATCGCACGGCGAAGTTCACTAAAACGCTTGGTACCAGAATGCAAACTCACCAACACCAATGCGCCCCAACGGCTGGTTAAATGTTGCAAAATTTGGCGAGAAGGGCAAGCTGAAGCCAGAACATTCCCACGATTTAAATTTTTTTTCATTTTTAATTCCTTAAAAATCAACAAGTTAAAAATTATTTTTTAAAAATTCCAAAACTTACGTTTATGTAAGTACTTCTCAAAAGTAAGTATTGAAATATAATACGCCACATCAAGCGAACAATCAAATGTTCAAATATCATTTCAACTTAACGAGAAGGAAAACATCATGACAACTAAAACTATCGCAATTACTGGTGCAACAGGTCAATTTGGCGCAATCGCATTAGACTTATTAAAAGCAAAACAAGCAAACGTCATCGCGCTTGTACGCTCTCCAGAAAAAATTTCAGGTGTAGAAGCCCGCAAATTTGATTATTCAAAAACAGAAGGTCAAGTAGAAGCATTACAAGGCGTAGATACTTTAATTCTTGTTTCAAGTAGTGAAGTCGGTCAGCGTGCATTACAACACAACAACGTAATTGAATCAGCGAAAAAAGCGGGTGTGAAACATATTATCTATACCAGTTTACTCGGCGCGACAAACGATAATACCGTAAAATCCCTTGCCGGTGAGCACGTTGAAACTGAAGCCGCATTAAAAGCTTCGGGTATTACTTACACTATTTTACGCAATGGTTGGTACACCGAAAACTACACAGCTTCAATTCCGGCAGCATTAGCAAACAATGCTTTCTACGGTTCAGCAAAAAACGGCAAAATTTCGTCTGTACTTCGTGCAGAACTTGCTGAAGCAGCAGTAAACATCGCATTAAGTGAAGGTCATGAAAACCAAACTTACGAACTTGCCGGATCAACCAGCTGGACATTAGCCGACCTTGCAGCAGAAATCAGCAAACAAACAGGTAAAGATATCCCTTACGTGGATATTCCTGCAGCAGATTATGTCGCAGCACTTGTACAAGCAGGATTAGATGAAGGATTTGCAGGCTTAATTGCACAATGGGATGTAGATGCATCAAACGGTGCATTATTCTCAGAAGACAAAACCCTTGAGAAATTGCTTGGTCGTCCAACAGCAGGATTGGATGTAGCAGTGAAACAAGCTCTCGCCCATTAATAAGGTTCTTTAAATTTAATCATAAAAAAGTGCGGTTAGTTTTAACCGCACTTTTCATTTTTAAACATTATTCGCCGCGTTTCAACATACCTTGTTTTTTCAAATTCACCAGAATAATTGAAATTGCCGCAGGAGTAATGCCTGAAATTCGGCTCGCTTGACCAATTGAAACTGGACGATGTTGTTCTAACTTCGCACGTACTTCATTCGATAAACCAGACACTTTGCTGTAATCAAAGTTAGCTGGGATAGCTGTATTTTCGTGGCGTTTTTGTTTTTCAATTTCTTCTTGCTGATGCTCAATATAGCCTTGATACTTAATAGCAATTTCTACTTGTTCTACGGCTTCTCGGTCTTCCATTGCCGGTTTGTATGGCGTTAAAGAAGTTAAAATATCGTAGGTCATTTCAGGACGACGCAATAAATCTTCACCATTTGCTTCACGCACAAGTGGGCTACCAAGTACTTTATTGGCTTCTTCTAAATATTCAGAACGCGGATGCAACCAAATGCTGCGTAAGCGTTGGCGTTCCTGTTCGATATTTTCCATTTTTTGATTGAAGCGAGCCCAGCGAGCCTCATCAATCAAACCTAATTCATGGGCAATTGGCGTTAAACGAATGTCCGCATTGTCTTCACGTAATAATAAACGGTATTCCGCACGAGAAGTAAATACGCGATATGGTTCTTTGGTACCAAGCGTACAAAGGTCATCCACCAATACGCCTGTATAGGATTGATCGCGACGTGGATACCATGCTTCTTTCTCTTGTACATAAAGACCTGCGTTAATCCCAGCCAATAAGCCTTGTGCCGCTGCTTCTTCATAACCGGTTGTACCGTTAATTTGACCCGCAAAGAATAAACCCGAAATCGATTTAGTTTCTAACGTTGGTTTTAAGTCACGCGGATCAAAATAATCATATTCAATGGCATAACCTGGTTTGATAATACGCGCTTTTTCCAAACCTTTCATCGAATTAACAATGCCCATTTGCACGTCAAACGGTAAACTGGTAGAAATCCCGTTTGGATACACTTCATTACTGGTTAAGCCTTCTGGTTCCAAATAGATTTGATGTGAATTACGATCCGCAAAACGCATCACTTTATCTTCAATGGATGGACAATAACGTGGACCGATTCCTTCAATCACACCAGTATACATTGGACTGCGATCCAAGTTATTACGGATCACTTCATGAGTTTGTTCATTAGTGTGTGTAATATAACAAGGAATTTGTTGAGGGTGATCTGACACAGATCCCATAAAAGAAAATACCGGTAATACGGCATCACCATGTTGTTTAGCCAATATATCGAAATTGATCGTGCGTGCATCAATACGCGGTGGGGTACCGGTTTTTAAACGATCTACACGTAAATTCAGATCACGTAAACGATGAGAAAGTGTAACAGCTGCCGGATCACCAGCTCGGCCACCTTCATAATGTTCTAAACCTATATGGATCTTACCCGCTAAGAAAGTACCGGCAGTTAAAATGACCGATTTAGCACGGAATTTAAGTCCCATTTTGGTTTCCACACCACAAACACTATCTTGCTCAATTAAAATATCCGTTACTTCTTGTTGGAAAATATCTAAATTTGGTTGATTTTCTAGTGCGATGCGTACGGCTTGACGATATAACACGCGGTCAGCTTGAGCTCGGGTTGCACGTACAGCAGGTCCTTTACTGCTATTTAAAGTACGAAATTGAATCCCCGCCTTATCTACAGCATGCGCCATTAATCCGCCCATGGCATCCACTTCTTTCACTAAATGGCCTTTACCAATACCACCAATAGCGGGGTTACATGACATTTGTCCAAGGGTATCAACATTATGTGTCAATAATAGGGTTTTTAATCCCATGCGTGCCGGAGCCAATGCGGCTTCTGTACCGGCATGACCGCCACCAACAACGATCACATCATAATTTTCGGTGTAAAACATATCTCTCTCTTCGTCTTCAATTTGATCTTCGATCTAAAAATAGGCGCTATTCTACTGAAAATTACGTGTGCTTGAAAGCAAGAATTCAATCTGTGATAAGAGAAGATCGAATAGGTAATAAAGATAAGATCTATTTATATATAAAGATCTTATTATTGTTACTATTAAGATCCTTTTACCTTGTGAATAAGATCCTTTTCCTTTTTTAAATGAAGAAGTTAGATCGTTTTAGACTGTGTTGAAATGTCGTCAGTTTGGAGGCTTTTCCTTGTGGATAACATTTAATTTTATCCACAGTTAAAACAATCATCATATTTACTCAGTGGAAAAGAACAAGTTTTTGACAGGTTTTATTAAAGTTATCCACAGGTAATTTTTTTGGATAATGGATAAAGAAAAAGCGATAACTCAAATTATCGCTTTATTATGACTAAAGTGCATTTATAAATTGTGGTAGCCAATCTTCAGCAAATTGTTCTTGATCATCAACATGCAAGACATCGATTTTTAAACTGTTGCAAATTTTGACCGCACTTTTTTCACTTAATTGTGTTTCAACTTTATTCACGGCATGACAGAATGTATCGTAATCTGAATTGCCTAAGCCTACAACGGCAAAGCGGAGAGAAGAGAAATCTTTATCTGATGCCGCAATTTGTTCAAAGAGTGGTTTCAAATTATCAGGCAATTCACCTGCACCATGTGTTGAAGTGACAATCAACCAAATATTTTCATCAATCACATCATCAAGTTCTGGTCCGTGGAAAAGTGCGGTAGAAAAATCTTGTGTTTTTAACACATCTTCTAAATGCTCTGCCACATATTCAGCGCCGCCTAATGTGCTGCCTGAAATCACGCAAATATTCATATTGTTTCCTAATAATAAAAAAGGCTTAGATTTTCTAAGCCTTTATAGTCATTATACGTTGTCGAATTTACCCAACAATGAACGAATGTGTTCTTGCCAGTTGCGGTGTTCATTTCTAAGTTGCTCATTTTCATGTTGCAACGCTTCTACCGCTTGTTGAGATTGATTTTTTTGTTCTTTTAATTCTTCCACTTCAAGTTGAAGTAATTGAATGGTTTCTACTGCTTGTCTAATTTTTTCTTCAAGCTGATCTAAAATTTCTAAAGACATAGTGATTTCCTTTTTTAAAATAAGTCCGAAACGGCTTTATTCTACCGACTTAATCCTATTTTTAAAAGCCTCTTGTCAAAATTTATTATGCAAACGTTTGCTTAGTGATAAAATAACGAGACTTTTTGCATTGGGAGAGAAAAATGAATCGTGCATTAGCTATTGAATTTTCAAGAGTAACCGAAGCGGCAGCATTAGCAGCTTATACTTGGCTTGGACGTGGTAATAAAAATGCGGCAGATGAGGCGGCAGTCAAAGCCATGCGTTATATGCTGAATTTAATTCATATGGACGGTGAAATTGTGATTGGTGAAGGAGAAATTGACGAAGCGCCAATGCTTTATATTGGCGAAAAAGTGGGCTCAGGTAATGGTGAGCTCGTTTCTATTGCGGTTGATCCTATTGATGGCACACGAATGACCGCAATGGGCCAATCAAATGCTATTTCTGTGTTGGCAGCTGGTGGTAAACGTACTTTTTTAAAAGCGCCTGATATGTATATGGAAAAATTGGTTGTTGGTCCTGAAGTGAAAGGCATGATTGATTTAAGTTTACCGATTGAACAAAATCTTCGCCGTGTGGCTTCTCGTTTAGGTAAATCCTTATCGGATTTAACCGTGATGGTACTCGCTAAACCACGTCATGATGAAGTGATTAAACAAATGCATAATCTTGGTATTCGCGTGATGGCTATTCCGGATGGTGATGTGGCGGCTTCGGTTTTATGTTGCTTACCTGATGCTGAAGTGGATATGGTTTATGGCATTGGCGGTGCACCTGAAGGTGTGGCAGCCGCCGCTGCAATTCGAGCATTAGGTGGAGATATGCAAGCTCGTCTTATTCCACGCAATGAAGTGAAAGGCGATACGGAAGAAAATCGTAAAATTGCCGCTGAAGAAGTTCAACGTTGTGAAGCCTTAGGTGTGAAGGTCAATGAAATATTAAAATTAGAAGATTTAGTGCGTGATGATAACCTTGTTTTTGCCGCAACGGGAATTACGCACGGTGAATTACTTAAAGGGATTTCTCGTCGTGGCAACTTAGCAACTACAGAAACCCTATTAATCCGTGGTAAATCACGCACCATTCGTAAAATCCAATCCATCCATTATCTTGATAGAAAAGATTCAGAAATCTATGAGATTTTAAGAAATTAGTGAAAATAAAAGAGCGGTCATAAAAAACAATGAATTTTTTGACCGCTCTTTTTTATTTCTTACAGCATTTTCTTCAATTGATACAAATAAGCTAAGGCTTGTTTTGGACTTAATTCATCTGGCTCAAGCTGCTCAATGGCTTCGCGTAAAGCATCAGGCTCCGCTTCAAAAGCCAATTCACCTTGATGTTGATTTAACGCTCTTAAATGTTGAATTTGTTGATCACCATTTTGTGCTGACAATTTTTCTAACTGATGTAATTTTTGCTTCGCCAGTTTAATGACCGATTGTGGTACACCAGCCAATGCTGCAACAGCAAGACCATAACTTTTACTTGCCGCACCGTCTTGAACCGCGTGCATAAAGGCGATGGTATTGTTATGTTCTAACGCATCTAAATGAATATTGGCAATGCCTTCAATTTGTTCTGGCAGTGCGGTGAGTTCAAAATAATGGGTCGCAAATAACGTAAGTGAACGAGTTTTCTTCGCTAACCATTCAGCACAAGCCCAAGCTAAAGAAAGCCCATCATAAGTAGATGTTCCGCGTCCAATTTCATCAATCAGAACTAAACTTTGTGAAGTGGCTTGATGAAGAATATTCGCCATTTCTGTCATTTCCACCATAAATGTAGAACGACCGGATGCTAAATCATCAGAGGCACCAATTCGAGTAAAAATACGATCAATTTGCCCGATAACCGCACTATCAGCCGGCACAAAACTGCCTATATACGCCATTAATGTAATTAAAGCTGTTTGACGCATATAGGTACTTTTACCGCCCATATTTGGGCCGGTAATAATCAGTAAATGACGCTGTTGATTGAGATTCACAGGGTTAGCAATAAAGGGGTCTTTTAAGACTTGTTCCACCACAGGATGACGACCATTTTCAATTTTTACGCCAATTTCATCGCTAAATTGTGGTGCAACATAATTTAAGGTTTCTGCTCGCTCTGCCAAGTTAACTAACACATCCAATTCAGACAATGCCAAACTGGCTAACTGTAATTGACCTAAATGTGGCAACAATAAATCAAATAATTCATCATAAAGTTGCTTTTCTAAAGCAAGTGCCGCCCCTTTTGATTTTAAAACCTTATCTTCATATTCTTTTAATTCAGGAATAATGTAACGCTCGGCATTTTTTAAGGTTTGACGGCGAACATAATGAATCGGTGCTTTATGGGCTTGTCCTTGGCTGATTTGAATATAATAGCCATGCACCGCATTAAAGCCAATTTTTAAGGTATCAATGCCCGTGCTTTCTCGTTCGCGTTGTTCTAAATTTTCTAAATATTGTGTTGCGCCAGCGGAAAGGGTTCGCCATTCATCTAATTCGGCATTATAGCCTTCAGCAATAACGCCACCATCGCGAATTAATAACGGAGGGGTTTCAATAATTGCTTTTTGAAGTAGCTCGATTTGCGCGGAAAAATCACCAATTTGCGTGGAAAGTGCGGTCAAATTTGATGATGGTTTTGTATGAATCAGCGATTTTATTGGTTCAATTTGTTCTAATGCAGTACGTAAACGTGTGAGATCGCGAGGACGTGCAGAACGCAGTGCTACACGGGCAAGAATACGTTCCATATCGCCCACTTGTTGCAAATAAGGCTGCAATTCGTGATATAAGTCTTGC is drawn from Haemophilus parainfluenzae and contains these coding sequences:
- the atpG gene encoding F0F1 ATP synthase subunit gamma, which produces MAGAKEIKTKIASVQSTQKITKAMEMVATSKMRKTQDRMSASRPYSETIRNVISHVSKASVGYKHPFLIQREVKKVGILVVSTDRGMCGGLNINLFKTVMTEIKQWKDKGVNVELGLIGSKGISFFRSLGLPVRAQLSGLGDNPTMEDLIGVANGMFGSYKDEEVDAVYIAYNKFVNTMAQKPVYQQLIPLPALETDNLEQRQSTWDYLYEPEPKVLLDSLLTRYLESQVYQSVVDNLASEQAARMVAMKAATDNAGNLINDLRLVYNKARQASITNELNEIVAGAAAI
- the atpA gene encoding F0F1 ATP synthase subunit alpha, encoding MQLNSTEISELIKKRIAQFDVVSEARNTGTIVSVSDGIIRIHGLSDVMQGEMIALPGNRYAMALNLERDSVGAVVMGPYADLAEGMEVQCTGRILEVPVGRGLLGRVVNTLGQPIDGKGEIENDGFSPVEVIAPGVIDRKSVDQPVQTGYKAVDAMVPIGRGQRELIIGDRQTGKTALAIDAIINQRDSGIKCIYVAIGQKASTIANVVRKLEEHGALENTIVVAASASESAALQYLAPYAGCAMGEYFRDRGEDALIVYDDLSKQAVAYRQISLLLRRPPGREAYPGDVFYLHSRLLERAARVSEEYVEKFTQGAVKGKTGSLTALPIIETQAGDVSAFVPTNVISITDGQIFLESNLFNSGIRPAVNPGISVSRVGGSAQTKVVKKLAGGIRTALAQYRELAAFAQFASDLDDATRKQLSHGEKVTELLKQKQYVPLSVAEQSVLLFAVEFGYLEDVELQKIASFEAALLDYARRNHSEFMAELTKTGNYNDEVKASLKSILDNFKANSAW
- the atpH gene encoding F0F1 ATP synthase subunit delta; the protein is MSELTTIARPYAKAAFDFAIEQSAVEKWTEMLGFAAAVAEDETVKAYLSSSLSAQKLADTVISICGEQLDQYGQNLIRLMAENKRLSAIPTVFEEFKHYVEEHQAIAEVEVTSAQPLNATQIEKIAAAMEKRLARKVKLNCNVDSSLIAGVVIRTEDFVIDGSSRGQLARLANELQL
- the atpF gene encoding F0F1 ATP synthase subunit B, which produces MNLNATLIGQLIAFALFVWFCMKFVWPPIINAIETRQSQIANALASAEAAKKEQADTKNLVEQELLSAKVQAQEILDAANKRRNEVLDEVKAEAEELKAKIIAQGYAEVEAERKRVQEELRVKVASLAVAGAEKIVGRSIDEAANNDIIDKLVAEL
- the atpE gene encoding F0F1 ATP synthase subunit C; protein product: METVITATIIGASILLAFAALGTAIGFAILGGKFLESSARQPELASSLQTKMFIVAGLLDAIAMIAVGISLLFIFANPFIGLLH
- the atpB gene encoding F0F1 ATP synthase subunit A → MSGQTTSEYISHHLSFLKTGDGFWNVHFDTLFFSIVSAVIFLFIFSRVAKNATTGVPGKMQCLVEIVVGWVDGIVKENFHGPRNVVAPIALTIFCWVFIMNAIDLIPVDFLPQFAGLFGIHYLRAVPTADISATLGMSICVFFLILFYTIKSKGFGGLVKEYTLHPFNHWAFIPVNFILETVTLLAKPISLAFRLFGNMYAGELIFILIAVMYSANVAIAALGIPLHLAWAIFHILVITLQAFIFMMLTVVYLSIAYNKAEH
- a CDS encoding ATP synthase subunit I; this translates as MSKVLTQAKNRYQKAIIIESVCLVVFGVFLAIWQGESAVDFSLGFISAFIPFCAFAYIVFFRKQDFSTKLTAFYRGEALKFMLTIVLVGVSFKWLAISHFILFFVGFFTALALNNVIPFLLNRS
- the rsmG gene encoding 16S rRNA (guanine(527)-N(7))-methyltransferase RsmG encodes the protein MKAKLENLLTQAEIQLTDRQKDQLIQLVQLLNKWNKAYNLTSVRDPQEMLVKHILDSIVVSPYLQGDRFIDVGTGPGLPGLPLAIINPTKQFVLLDSLGKRISFIRNAVRELGLTNVEPVLSRVEEYQPEQKFDGVLSRAFASLKDMTDWCHHLPKKDGYFYALKGIYHEDEVQELDKKFEIKDVITLHIPELVGERHLIVLR
- a CDS encoding winged helix-turn-helix transcriptional regulator is translated as MKKNLNRGNVLASACPSRQILQHLTSRWGALVLVSLHSGTKRFSELRRAIDGVSERMLTKTLQELEADGMLIRKSYNTVPPQVDYTLTEFGTEASNKMFELVDWLETNLGNILASQKK